The following coding sequences are from one Aliarcobacter skirrowii CCUG 10374 window:
- a CDS encoding MlaA family lipoprotein, whose product MKKIIILILISVFSFASEPSFHDEFEAEFKKPKEDFDPLSGYNRAMTHFNDGFFTYVVKPTAKGYKYVVPEVARTGISNFFTNLLFPVRFVNNLFQLKFERAGKELGRFLINTIWGFGGFMDQATHTLGMEIYKEDFGQTLGYWGVGEGFHVVLPFLGPSNLRDMFGLAGDLSLSPTSQVAHNTIPYKTSDQFNWKEDLTLNSIIILNEFSKNPEFYDMIKKDAIDLYPYLKNAYTQKRNQEIKE is encoded by the coding sequence TTGAAAAAAATTATCATTTTGATACTAATATCAGTTTTTAGCTTTGCTTCTGAGCCATCTTTTCATGATGAGTTTGAAGCTGAATTTAAAAAACCAAAAGAGGATTTTGATCCTTTAAGTGGATATAACAGAGCTATGACACACTTTAATGATGGTTTTTTTACCTATGTAGTAAAACCAACAGCAAAGGGTTATAAATATGTTGTTCCAGAGGTTGCAAGAACTGGAATTAGTAACTTTTTTACAAATCTTCTGTTTCCTGTGAGATTTGTAAATAATTTGTTTCAACTAAAATTTGAAAGAGCTGGAAAAGAGCTTGGAAGATTTTTAATAAATACTATTTGGGGTTTTGGTGGTTTTATGGATCAAGCAACACACACTTTAGGAATGGAAATATACAAAGAAGATTTTGGACAAACTTTGGGTTACTGGGGAGTTGGAGAAGGTTTTCATGTAGTATTACCATTTTTGGGACCATCAAATCTTAGAGATATGTTTGGTTTAGCTGGAGATTTATCACTTTCTCCTACAAGTCAGGTTGCACATAATACTATTCCATATAAAACATCTGATCAATTCAACTGGAAAGAGGATTTAACTTTAAATTCAATTATAATATTAAATGAATTTTCAAAAAATCCAGAATTTTATGACATGATAAAAAAAGATGCGATAGATTTATATCCATATTTAAAAAATGCCTATACACAAAAAAGAAATCAAGAGATTAAGGAGTAA
- a CDS encoding M23 family metallopeptidase, translating into MKKVIILFLFVSSLFALELNTNKTINANTILVSLEKSNIENPKLTFLNKNYDFFENPFKKDSYYILLPISYYEKPKKEPIIVSYFENGKKVFKGKNLYINKGDYKTETLSVSSSKVELSQEDKQRVKKEFEEAKEIYTKKHPNILWKDDFIYPIDSKITSDFGNARLFNNTLRSYHTGTDFRAPIGTPIKASNSGIVRVAKDRFYGGKSVVIDHGHGVFSGYFHLDEFKVKLGDFVKRGDIIALSGNTGRSTGPHLHFMFKIDDVIVNPLQAIDILNSLKN; encoded by the coding sequence ATGAAAAAAGTTATCATTTTATTTTTATTTGTTTCAAGTTTATTTGCACTTGAACTAAATACAAACAAAACTATAAACGCAAATACAATTTTGGTGAGTTTAGAGAAGAGCAATATAGAAAATCCAAAGCTTACTTTTCTAAATAAAAACTACGATTTTTTTGAAAACCCTTTCAAAAAAGATAGCTACTATATTTTACTTCCAATCTCTTATTATGAAAAACCAAAAAAAGAGCCAATTATTGTCTCATACTTTGAAAATGGAAAAAAAGTATTTAAAGGTAAAAATCTATATATAAACAAAGGTGATTACAAAACTGAAACCCTAAGTGTTAGCTCTAGTAAAGTTGAGTTATCGCAAGAAGATAAACAAAGAGTTAAAAAAGAGTTTGAAGAGGCAAAAGAGATTTACACAAAAAAACATCCAAATATTTTATGGAAAGATGATTTTATTTATCCTATTGATTCAAAAATCACAAGCGATTTTGGAAATGCAAGATTGTTTAACAACACTTTACGCTCTTATCACACAGGAACAGATTTTAGAGCACCTATAGGAACTCCTATAAAAGCATCTAATAGTGGAATTGTAAGAGTTGCAAAAGATAGATTCTATGGTGGAAAAAGTGTTGTAATAGATCACGGTCATGGAGTTTTTAGTGGATATTTTCATTTAGATGAGTTTAAAGTAAAGCTTGGAGATTTTGTAAAAAGAGGTGATATTATAGCTCTTAGTGGAAATACGGGGCGTTCTACTGGACCACATTTACACTTTATGTTTAAAATAGATGATGTGATTGTAAATCCTCTACAAGCAATTGATATTTTAAATAGTTTAAAAAATTAG
- a CDS encoding YebC/PmpR family DNA-binding transcriptional regulator, which yields MGRAFEYRKAAKMKRWGNMSRVFPKLARAIEVAAKSGVPDPEMNSALRTAILNAKAENMPKANIDAAIKRATGKDSANFSEVNFEGKGPHGVLVFVETATDNNTRTVANIKMHFNKTGGQVVPTGSLEFFFDRKAIFEFTKPANWELEELELELIDAGLEELEEEDGLCLAYANYTDFGNMNNKFEELKIPLIKAELKRIPNNPQEFSEEQQEDIGKLIEKLEDDDDVQAVYTNIA from the coding sequence ATGGGTAGAGCCTTTGAATATAGAAAAGCAGCAAAGATGAAAAGATGGGGAAATATGAGTAGAGTATTTCCAAAACTAGCACGTGCTATTGAGGTTGCAGCAAAAAGTGGAGTTCCAGACCCTGAAATGAACTCAGCTTTAAGAACTGCTATTTTAAATGCAAAAGCTGAAAATATGCCAAAAGCAAATATTGATGCAGCTATTAAAAGAGCAACAGGAAAAGATTCAGCAAACTTCTCTGAAGTAAATTTTGAAGGAAAAGGTCCTCACGGAGTTTTGGTTTTTGTTGAAACTGCAACAGACAACAACACAAGAACAGTAGCAAATATTAAAATGCACTTTAATAAAACGGGTGGACAAGTTGTTCCAACTGGTTCTTTAGAGTTTTTCTTCGATAGAAAAGCTATTTTTGAGTTTACAAAACCAGCTAACTGGGAACTTGAAGAGTTGGAGTTAGAGCTAATAGATGCAGGTCTTGAAGAGCTTGAAGAGGAAGATGGATTGTGTCTTGCTTATGCAAACTATACAGACTTTGGAAATATGAACAATAAATTTGAAGAGCTAAAAATCCCTCTTATAAAAGCAGAGCTAAAAAGAATTCCAAACAATCCTCAAGAGTTTAGCGAAGAGCAACAAGAAGATATAGGTAAACTTATAGAAAAACTTGAAGATGATGACGATGTACAGGCTGTTTATACAAATATAGCTTAA
- a CDS encoding Eco57I restriction-modification methylase domain-containing protein: MSIFQNSVLKTFKQDEKLVAARWAAFQNYKSKVEAIKDFKEEEYQDGFLKDIFESCLGYTLKTTNPSSFNLEREKKNETDSKKADGVIYLNSEIIAVIELKDTKTKNLDRVQQQAFWYLTQHTKAKYVIISNFDELRFYFDKSTAYESFSLFNLSYDEFCKLHLLLSFENIKDETALKIKEKSNSFEQDISKKLYKDFSNFRTLLFENIVKNNPTIDKQTLLRLTQKLCDRIIFILFAEDRDLLRANMIKEIREEFINQKFTNYSLYDIYKFYFEAINKGNDKLQIPQYNGGLFAVDELLDSLIIDDYILDENVQILSNYDFASEISVNILGHIFEQSLTDLEELQANIDNVNFDKTKSKRKKDGVFYTPEYITRYIVENTLGKMCSEKREDLKIVEITPPSNPKKLTKQEQQTKENLQEYKNWLLNLKILDPACGSGAFLNQALEYLISEHKNLQNDLALMGDLFASYMVEEEILEHNLYGVDINEDAVEIAKLSLWLRTAKRGRPLTKLADKIVCANSLLEMPFSENSFDVVIGNPPYVRVQGLKSNYENEAKLYEEKFVSATGNYDLYALFLEMSFKMLNQKGKLSYILPHKFLISDFGSGIRGFLSENKAVESLLHFGSEMVFEDASTYTCIINLSHNNKKLDFKSISPNDIFNPFQYDSISYENLNSDKWNLSSNDITKVLEKINLQPLRVKDVFAKIFQGAKTGSDDVFLLLSTEKGFYSKALDKIVEVEKGLLKPMLKGEDISRYKNLKNRYSVIFPYILEDGKTKPMSEDFIKENYPKGYEYLKANEEFLRGREKRRFDNPKDWFLFSRNQGINYFHYHKIIIQELSFGSNLTYDNVGMCHAGQYSMVKKKEIKEDDKFYLTLLNSSLMWFFIKNTSTEFRGGYFAYQTKYIEPFPLPKLENLEQQEPFIQKADLMLELNKKLQELKQNFINELNLEKVPTKLQKFEELDFDDFVKEYAKAKKLKFADKLEERNFKNEWQRLFENDKKEVLEIQNQINITDKEIDQMVYKLYDLTPDEIKIVEGV, from the coding sequence TTGTCTATATTTCAAAATAGTGTTTTAAAAACTTTTAAACAAGATGAAAAGTTGGTAGCTGCTAGATGGGCAGCTTTTCAAAACTACAAATCAAAAGTAGAGGCTATAAAAGATTTCAAAGAGGAAGAGTATCAAGATGGATTTTTAAAAGATATTTTTGAATCTTGTCTTGGATACACTCTAAAAACTACAAATCCAAGCTCTTTTAATCTTGAGAGAGAAAAGAAAAACGAAACAGATAGCAAAAAAGCAGATGGAGTTATCTATTTAAATAGTGAAATAATTGCCGTAATTGAGTTAAAAGATACAAAAACAAAAAATCTTGACCGTGTACAACAACAAGCTTTTTGGTATTTAACACAACACACAAAAGCCAAATATGTGATTATTTCAAACTTTGATGAGCTTAGATTTTATTTTGATAAAAGCACAGCTTATGAGAGTTTTTCTCTGTTTAATCTATCTTATGATGAGTTTTGTAAGCTTCATTTGCTTTTGTCTTTTGAAAATATCAAAGATGAAACAGCTTTAAAAATAAAAGAGAAATCAAACAGCTTTGAGCAAGATATATCTAAAAAACTATATAAAGATTTCTCCAACTTTAGAACACTTCTTTTTGAAAATATTGTAAAAAATAATCCAACTATTGATAAACAAACACTTCTAAGACTCACTCAAAAACTATGCGATCGTATTATTTTTATACTATTTGCAGAAGATAGAGATTTGCTTCGTGCAAATATGATAAAAGAGATTAGAGAGGAGTTTATAAATCAAAAGTTTACAAACTACTCTTTATATGATATTTATAAATTCTACTTTGAAGCTATAAACAAAGGAAACGATAAACTACAAATTCCTCAATACAACGGAGGACTTTTTGCTGTTGATGAGCTTCTTGATAGTTTGATTATAGATGATTATATTTTAGATGAAAATGTACAGATACTTTCAAACTACGATTTTGCAAGTGAAATATCTGTAAATATTTTGGGACATATTTTTGAGCAGAGTCTTACAGACCTTGAAGAGCTTCAAGCAAATATAGATAATGTAAACTTTGATAAAACAAAATCAAAAAGAAAAAAAGATGGTGTATTTTATACTCCTGAATATATCACAAGATATATTGTAGAAAATACTCTTGGCAAAATGTGTAGTGAGAAAAGAGAAGATCTAAAAATTGTTGAGATAACACCTCCATCTAACCCAAAAAAACTAACAAAACAAGAGCAACAAACAAAAGAGAACCTGCAAGAGTATAAAAACTGGCTTCTAAATCTAAAAATCCTAGACCCAGCTTGTGGAAGTGGAGCATTTCTAAATCAAGCTTTGGAATACTTGATATCTGAACACAAAAATCTACAAAATGATTTGGCTTTGATGGGAGATTTGTTTGCTTCATATATGGTAGAAGAAGAGATACTTGAACACAATCTTTATGGTGTGGATATAAATGAAGATGCCGTGGAGATTGCAAAACTAAGTTTGTGGCTACGAACTGCAAAAAGAGGAAGACCACTTACAAAACTAGCAGACAAGATAGTTTGTGCAAACTCACTTTTAGAGATGCCATTTAGTGAAAATAGTTTTGATGTGGTTATTGGAAATCCACCTTATGTAAGAGTTCAAGGATTAAAAAGTAACTATGAAAATGAAGCAAAACTTTATGAAGAAAAATTTGTAAGTGCAACTGGAAATTATGATTTATATGCTCTATTTTTAGAAATGAGTTTTAAGATGCTAAATCAAAAAGGAAAACTTAGTTATATTTTGCCTCATAAATTTCTAATATCTGATTTTGGAAGTGGTATAAGAGGATTTTTGAGTGAAAACAAAGCAGTAGAAAGCTTACTTCACTTTGGTAGTGAAATGGTTTTTGAAGATGCTTCTACTTATACTTGCATAATAAATCTATCTCACAATAATAAAAAACTAGATTTTAAATCAATAAGCCCAAATGATATATTTAATCCTTTTCAATATGACTCTATAAGTTATGAAAATCTAAATAGTGATAAGTGGAACTTATCTTCAAATGATATTACAAAAGTTTTGGAAAAAATAAATCTTCAACCTTTGAGAGTTAAAGATGTCTTTGCAAAGATTTTTCAAGGAGCAAAAACAGGAAGTGATGATGTTTTTTTATTATTATCAACCGAAAAAGGTTTTTATTCAAAAGCACTCGATAAAATTGTAGAAGTTGAAAAAGGTTTGTTAAAACCAATGCTTAAAGGTGAAGATATAAGTAGATATAAAAATCTTAAAAATAGATATTCTGTAATTTTCCCATATATTTTGGAAGATGGAAAAACAAAACCAATGAGTGAAGATTTTATAAAAGAGAACTATCCAAAAGGATATGAATATTTAAAAGCAAATGAGGAATTTTTAAGAGGTAGAGAAAAAAGAAGATTTGATAATCCAAAAGATTGGTTTTTATTTAGTAGAAATCAAGGAATTAATTACTTTCATTATCATAAAATAATTATTCAAGAATTAAGTTTTGGTTCAAATCTAACTTATGATAATGTTGGAATGTGTCATGCAGGACAATATAGTATGGTAAAGAAAAAAGAAATAAAAGAGGATGATAAGTTTTATTTAACTCTTTTAAATTCTTCTTTAATGTGGTTTTTTATAAAAAATACTAGTACAGAATTTAGAGGAGGTTATTTCGCATATCAAACTAAATATATTGAGCCTTTTCCTCTACCAAAACTAGAAAATTTAGAACAACAAGAACCCTTTATCCAAAAAGCTGATTTAATGCTTGAATTAAATAAAAAACTACAAGAGCTAAAACAAAACTTTATAAATGAATTAAATCTTGAAAAAGTTCCTACAAAGCTACAAAAATTTGAAGAGCTAGATTTTGATGATTTTGTAAAAGAGTATGCAAAAGCAAAAAAACTAAAATTTGCCGATAAATTAGAAGAGAGAAATTTCAAAAATGAGTGGCAAAGACTTTTTGAAAATGACAAAAAAGAAGTCCTAGAAATCCAAAATCAAATCAATATTACAGATAAAGAAATCGACCAAATGGTTTATAAACTCTATGATTTAACTCCTGATGAAATTAAAATTGTTGAGGGTGTGTAG
- the rhuM gene encoding virulence RhuM family protein, protein MQDLSNLVVCNDGELELKVSVDSETIWLTQKQIAEVFGGTKQNISLHINNIYKEKELDKISTVKYYLTVQKEGNREVTRNIEHYNLDMILSLGYRINSIKATKFRQWATSVLKNYIQNGYVINGEKITNDRFVSLENDVNILKSQMNKINSKIKENISLKTFKNSHDRFLIIDKKEIYHLGASLKDLGKKWFAFSKMSLDFLNLDDILHKLEV, encoded by the coding sequence ATGCAAGATTTATCAAATTTAGTGGTTTGCAATGATGGAGAACTAGAACTCAAAGTTTCGGTTGATAGTGAAACAATTTGGCTAACACAAAAGCAAATAGCTGAAGTTTTTGGTGGAACAAAACAAAATATTAGTTTACATATTAATAATATATATAAAGAAAAAGAGCTAGATAAAATTTCAACTGTCAAGTATTACTTGACAGTTCAAAAAGAAGGAAATAGAGAAGTTACTAGAAATATTGAACACTATAATCTTGATATGATTTTATCTTTAGGTTATAGAATAAATTCAATAAAAGCTACAAAATTCAGACAATGGGCAACATCGGTACTAAAAAACTATATTCAAAATGGATATGTTATAAATGGTGAAAAAATTACAAATGATAGATTTGTATCTTTAGAAAATGATGTAAATATTTTAAAATCTCAAATGAATAAAATTAATTCTAAAATAAAAGAAAATATCTCGTTAAAAACTTTTAAAAACTCTCACGATAGATTTTTGATTATTGATAAAAAAGAGATTTATCATTTGGGAGCAAGTTTGAAAGATTTGGGTAAAAAATGGTTTGCCTTTTCAAAGATGAGTTTAGACTTTTTAAATTTAGATGATATTTTACATAAGCTAGAAGTGTGA
- the zupT gene encoding zinc transporter ZupT has translation MQDISLETFLFAAMLTFLAGFATSIGAILAFFSKKDNYFILSIGMGFSAGVMIYVSFMEILVKSRESFTNLYENPITGEFLTIICFFIGIILTAFIDKVIPEDLNPHEPKSDNQLQELKPDTKSSLIRNSKLRRTGIFTAIAIAIHNFPEGFATFVSALENPTVGITIAFAIAIHNIPEGMAVSLPIYHATGEKKKAFWYATLSGLAEPLGAVVGFFLILPFMGDATLAIVFGIVAGIMVYISFDELLPASRVYGNAHTTIVGISLGMFVMAISLVLFKLI, from the coding sequence ATGCAAGACATCTCACTTGAAACCTTTCTTTTTGCTGCAATGCTAACTTTTCTAGCAGGATTTGCTACATCTATTGGTGCTATTTTGGCATTTTTCTCAAAAAAAGATAACTACTTTATTTTATCAATTGGTATGGGATTTTCAGCTGGAGTTATGATTTATGTATCTTTTATGGAGATTTTAGTTAAATCAAGAGAATCTTTTACCAATCTTTATGAAAATCCTATTACAGGAGAATTTTTAACAATTATTTGCTTTTTTATAGGAATAATTTTAACAGCCTTTATAGATAAAGTAATTCCAGAGGATTTAAATCCACACGAACCAAAAAGCGATAATCAGCTTCAAGAGTTAAAACCAGATACAAAATCTTCACTAATAAGAAATTCAAAACTAAGAAGAACAGGAATTTTCACAGCAATTGCAATAGCAATTCACAACTTCCCAGAAGGTTTTGCTACATTTGTTTCAGCTTTGGAAAACCCAACAGTTGGTATTACAATCGCATTTGCAATAGCAATTCACAATATTCCAGAAGGAATGGCAGTATCTTTACCAATCTATCACGCAACAGGAGAGAAGAAAAAAGCATTTTGGTATGCAACACTTTCAGGACTAGCTGAACCTCTTGGTGCTGTTGTTGGGTTTTTCTTGATTCTTCCTTTTATGGGAGATGCTACTTTGGCAATTGTTTTTGGAATTGTTGCTGGAATTATGGTTTATATCTCTTTTGATGAGCTTTTACCAGCTTCAAGAGTTTATGGAAACGCTCATACTACAATAGTTGGTATCTCTTTGGGAATGTTTGTTATGGCTATTAGTTTAGTTTTGTTTAAGTTGATTTAA
- a CDS encoding bifunctional aconitate hydratase 2/2-methylisocitrate dehydratase, with amino-acid sequence MSLLQEYKAHEAQRAKEGGLPGLALTAAQTAELVELLKANKVEDAEYALNLFKNKINPGVDDAAYVKAAFLNDVVQGKVACSVISKVEAVEILGTMMGGYNVPPLVEALKVAEVADAAAKELKNTILVYNSFNDVKSLMDAGNAKAKEVIESWANAEWFTNKPALEEEITLTVYKIPGETNTDDLSPATVAFTRADIPLHATAMLQSRMEKPLEKMAELKAKGHPLAYVGDVVGTGSSRKSGINSVQWHMGRDIPGVPNKRTGGVVIGSIIAPIFFNTAEDSGCLPIEANVDSIETGDVITLKPYAGEILKDGKVVSTFKLSPNTLTDEMRAGGRIPLIIGKGLTAKAREALKLGASTAFIAPEQPANNGKGYTQAQKMVGRACGVEGIKPGMYVEPIATTVGSQDTTGPMTRDEIKELAALSFGADMVMQSFCHTAAYPKPADIKLRHTLPDFINSRGGVTLKPGDGVIHSWLNRLCLPDTVGTGGDSHTRFPIGISFPAGSGLIAFAAVTGMMPLTMPESVLVKFSGKMQPGITLRDLVNAIPYYAIKQGLLTVPKKNKKNIFAGKIIEIQGLPELKVEQAFELSDASAERSAAACSVQLNKEPIIEYLSSNIALIEKMIEEGYEDAKTLQRRADKMKEWIKKPELLEPDSDAEYAAVIDINLNDIKEPILACPNDPDDVATLSEILADDSRPKNIDEVFVGSCMTNIGLFRALGEVLKGEGVAKAKLWVAPPTKMDEAQLTEEGYYAAFAAAGARIEIPGCSLCMGNQAQVSEGSTVFSTSTRNFDNRLGKNSKVYLGSAEVAAVAALLGRLPSVQEYLDIVAKKINESNKDGVYKYLNFHQVTSEHLTTLLTSR; translated from the coding sequence ATGAGTTTATTACAAGAGTATAAAGCACACGAAGCACAAAGAGCAAAAGAGGGTGGATTACCAGGTCTTGCACTTACAGCTGCTCAAACTGCTGAATTAGTAGAGCTTTTAAAAGCAAATAAAGTTGAAGATGCAGAATATGCATTAAATCTATTTAAAAACAAAATCAACCCAGGTGTTGATGATGCTGCTTATGTTAAAGCTGCTTTTTTAAATGATGTTGTTCAAGGTAAAGTTGCATGTTCTGTAATTTCAAAAGTTGAAGCTGTTGAAATTTTAGGAACAATGATGGGAGGATACAATGTACCACCTCTAGTTGAAGCACTAAAAGTTGCAGAAGTTGCAGATGCAGCTGCTAAAGAGTTAAAAAATACAATTCTTGTTTACAACTCATTTAATGATGTAAAATCTTTAATGGATGCTGGAAATGCAAAAGCTAAAGAAGTTATTGAATCATGGGCAAATGCTGAGTGGTTTACAAATAAACCAGCACTTGAAGAAGAGATTACATTAACAGTTTATAAAATTCCAGGGGAAACAAATACAGATGATTTATCTCCTGCAACTGTTGCATTTACAAGAGCAGATATTCCATTACACGCAACTGCAATGTTACAATCAAGAATGGAAAAACCTTTAGAAAAAATGGCTGAATTAAAAGCAAAAGGTCACCCATTAGCTTATGTTGGAGATGTTGTTGGAACAGGAAGTTCAAGAAAATCAGGAATCAACTCAGTTCAATGGCATATGGGAAGAGATATTCCAGGTGTTCCAAATAAAAGAACAGGTGGAGTTGTAATTGGTTCTATCATTGCTCCAATTTTCTTCAACACAGCAGAAGATTCAGGATGTTTACCAATTGAAGCAAATGTTGATAGTATTGAAACTGGAGATGTTATTACATTAAAACCATACGCTGGTGAAATTTTAAAAGATGGAAAAGTTGTTTCTACATTTAAATTAAGCCCAAATACTTTAACAGATGAGATGAGAGCTGGTGGAAGAATTCCTTTAATTATTGGAAAAGGATTAACTGCAAAAGCTAGAGAAGCTTTAAAATTAGGTGCTTCAACTGCATTTATTGCTCCTGAGCAACCTGCAAACAACGGAAAAGGTTATACTCAAGCACAAAAAATGGTTGGAAGAGCTTGTGGTGTTGAAGGTATTAAACCAGGTATGTATGTTGAGCCAATCGCTACAACTGTAGGAAGCCAAGATACAACAGGACCAATGACAAGAGATGAGATTAAAGAACTTGCAGCATTAAGTTTTGGTGCTGATATGGTTATGCAATCATTCTGTCACACAGCTGCTTATCCAAAACCAGCTGATATTAAATTAAGACACACTTTACCAGATTTCATCAACTCAAGAGGTGGAGTTACACTTAAGCCAGGTGATGGTGTTATTCACTCATGGTTAAATAGATTATGTTTACCAGATACTGTAGGTACTGGTGGAGATTCTCATACAAGATTCCCAATTGGTATCTCATTTCCAGCTGGTTCAGGACTTATTGCATTCGCAGCAGTTACAGGTATGATGCCTTTAACTATGCCAGAATCTGTTTTAGTTAAATTTAGTGGAAAAATGCAACCAGGAATTACTCTAAGAGATTTAGTAAATGCTATTCCATACTATGCAATTAAACAAGGATTGTTAACTGTTCCTAAGAAAAACAAAAAGAATATCTTTGCTGGAAAAATTATTGAAATTCAAGGTTTACCAGAGTTAAAAGTTGAACAAGCGTTTGAATTATCAGATGCATCAGCTGAAAGAAGTGCTGCTGCTTGTTCTGTTCAATTAAACAAAGAGCCAATTATTGAATACCTATCTTCAAATATCGCTTTAATTGAAAAAATGATTGAAGAGGGTTATGAAGATGCAAAAACTCTTCAAAGAAGAGCTGATAAGATGAAAGAGTGGATTAAAAAACCAGAACTATTAGAGCCAGATTCAGATGCTGAATATGCAGCTGTAATTGATATTAACTTAAATGATATTAAAGAGCCAATTTTAGCTTGTCCAAACGATCCAGATGATGTTGCAACATTATCAGAAATCTTAGCTGATGACTCTAGACCAAAAAATATTGATGAAGTATTTGTTGGTTCTTGTATGACAAATATCGGATTATTTAGAGCTTTAGGAGAAGTATTAAAAGGTGAAGGTGTTGCTAAAGCAAAACTATGGGTTGCACCTCCTACAAAAATGGATGAAGCTCAATTAACAGAAGAGGGATACTACGCAGCATTTGCAGCAGCAGGTGCTAGAATAGAAATTCCTGGATGTTCACTATGTATGGGTAACCAAGCACAAGTTAGTGAAGGTTCAACAGTATTCTCTACATCTACAAGAAACTTTGATAACAGACTTGGTAAAAACTCTAAAGTTTATTTAGGTTCTGCTGAAGTTGCTGCTGTTGCTGCACTTTTAGGAAGATTACCATCTGTTCAAGAGTATTTAGATATCGTTGCTAAAAAAATCAATGAAAGCAACAAAGATGGAGTTTACAAATACTTAAACTTCCACCAAGTGACATCTGAACACTTAACTACACTTTTAACTTCAAGATAA